Proteins from a single region of Oryza brachyantha chromosome 6, ObraRS2, whole genome shotgun sequence:
- the LOC102722221 gene encoding uncharacterized protein LOC102722221 — protein sequence MSPSVESTIGFSRRFLNLIMSSSCISGVKSLYCFDLMYQELFYPSTPPPPTRFNKLTVNLMDSVGLPLSSFDLRASAAGDQCKIDCFPLAGSEVVCADQSGRAFRFDADRRRAGTMPGLHKPKSMPLALFVPNPRADDDLDHVGYGSSLFVMERFPRPEAGFSGAEAEHGSDQFEAFVYRNTRMSTYVKAWHCQQLPPPPFVREPKHWHSCSSSRSRPEISSYAVLGGGSHICLSVNGVGTYCLDTARHTWSEAGEWTLPFHGRAEYVPELKLWFGLSADTHHLAAADLSSMDCRPQLVVGPWKEHRMPEEWKESQDPQLVSLGSGRFCVARFFRTGANNGDFGDEPIAVFTGVEVVPPVCHVCGATNGRVQLRMIPHMSKCLTSNGSTIDEVF from the coding sequence ATGTCTCCGTCGGTCGAGTCGACGATTGGCTTCTCGCGGCGGTTTCTTAATCTGATCATGAGCAGCAGCTGCATCTCTGGTGTCAAATCGCTCTACTGCTTCGATCTGATGTACCAGGAGTTGTTCTATCCATCAACACCTCCACCGCCAACGAGGTTTAACAAGCTTACGGTCAATTTGATGGACAGCGTCGGGCTTCCGCTCTCCAGTTTCGACCTGCGAGCTTCAGCTGCCGGCGACCAATGCAAGATCGACTGCTTCCCGCTCGCCGGCAGCGAGGTGGTCTGCGCAGACCAGTCCGGCCGCGCCTTCCGCTTCGACGCGGACAGGCGCCGGGCAGGGACCATGCCTGGCCTCCACAAGCCCAAGTCGATGCCCCTCGCCCTCTTCGTCCCCAACCcccgcgccgacgacgacctcgACCACGTTGGCTATGGCAGCAGCCTCTTTGTCATGGAGAGGTTCCCCAGACCAGAGGCGGGCTTCAGCGGCGCAGAGGCGGAGCACGGCAGCGATCAGTTCGAGGCCTTCGTCTACCGCAACACTAGGATGTCCACCTACGTCAAGGCCTGGCACTGCcagcagctcccgccgccgccgttcgtccGTGAACCCAAGCACTGGcacagctgcagcagcagccgcagccgcccaGAGATCAGCTCCTACGCCGTGCTCGGCGGTGGCTCGCACATTTGCTTATCCGTCAATGGCGTCGGCACCTACTGCCTGGACACGGCGAGGCACACGTGGAGCGAGGCCGGCGAGTGGACCCTGCCGTTCCACGGCCGGGCCGAGTACGTGCCCGAGCTCAAGCTCTGGTTCGGCCTCTCCGCCGACACCCACCACTTGGCCGCGGCCGACCTCTCCTCCATGGACTGCCGGCCACAGCTAGTAGTGGGTCCCTGGAAGGAGCACAGGATGCCGGAGGAGTGGAAGGAATCCCAGGACCCTCAGCTCGTCAGCCTTGGCTCCGGCAGGTTCTGCGTCGCGAGGTTCTTCCGCACGGGGGCTAACAACGGCGACTTCGGGGACGAACCGATCGCCGTGTTTACAGGTGTGGAGGTGGTGCCACCTGTATGTCATGTATGTGGCGCCACCAATGGGAGAGTGCAACTTCGAATGATCCCTCACATGTCAAAATGCTTGACATCTAATGGCTCTACCATCGATGAGGTGTTCTGA
- the LOC102704533 gene encoding uncharacterized protein LOC102704533 yields MGLSRRFLNLIVERELRCIDMARCPLFHHPPLPTAATVANTEKTVVSVQDSTTRKPFVMENDLLLVERLQLPDPTFSFGAEADDECDGCGIDCFPLADRKVACVDQSGRAFLFDADTRQLVTMPSLHRPKRWPFSLFVPSTDHGDGGGGGGSLYIMEKSPRPEDGRCSSTQPSDQFEAFVYRKPTATASCKSWHRQLLPPPPFVRDHAYSQTHRQITSYAVVGDDVLVSAQDAGSYCLDTAKNAWSRVGEWTLPFLGKVEYVPELKLWFGLSAEDGRLAAADLSAMDTQPELVGSWKELDPCREWHLSRDPQLVNLGSGRFCVARFFVSEEFGGEFGNKLVEQDLVILTGVEVAEDVNAGDCSGSGNGKLELRMTTHKSRFHLSNDRAYISAVF; encoded by the coding sequence ATGGGTCTCTCGCGGCGGTTTCTTAATCTGATCGTGGAGCGAGAACTGCGCTGCATCGACATGGCGCGGTGCCCACTCTTTCATCACCCACCGTTACCAACCGCAGCAACAGTAGCTAACACGGAGAAGACAGTAGTATCGGTGCAAGACTCCACTACACGGAAGCCCTTCGTCATGGAGAATGATCTTCTGCTGGTGGAGAGGCTTCAGCTCCCCGACCCAACCTTCAGCTTCGGAGCTGAAGCCGATGATGAATGCGACGGGTGCGGTATCGACTGCTTCCCGCTCGCGGATCGCAAGGTTGCCTGCGTGGACCAGTCGGGGCGCGCCTTCCTCTTCGACGCCGACACGCGCCAGCTGGTGACCATGCCCAGCCTGCACAGACCGAAGCGGTGGCCCTTCTCCCTCTTCGTCCCCAGCACtgaccacggcgacggcggcggcggcggcggcagcctctACATCATGGAGAAGAGCCCCAGACCGGAGGACGGCCGCTGCAGCAGCACGCAGCCTAGCGATCAGTTCGAGGCCTTCGTCTACCGCAAGCCCACGGCGACGGCATCTTGCAAGTCGTGGCACCGCCAgctgctcccgccgccgccgttcgtccGGGACCACGCGTACAGCCAGACACACCGCCAGATCACGTCCTACGCCGTGGTTGGCGACGACGTCCTCGTATCTGCTCAGGACGCCGGCAGCTACTGCCTGGACACGGCGAAGAACGCGTGGAGTCGGGTGGGCGAGTGGACGCTGCCCTTCCTCGGCAAGGTCGAGTACGTTCCTGAGCTCAAGCTCTGGTTCGGCCTCTCCGCGGAGGACGGGCGGTTGGCTGCTGCCGACCTGTCGGCCATGGATACCCAGCCAGAGCTAGTCGGCAGTTGGAAGGAGCTTGATCCGTGCAGGGAATGGCACCTATCCCGGGATCCTCAGCTTGTCAACCTGGGCTCGGGCAGGTTCTGTGTGGCCAGGTTCTTTGTGTCAGAGGAGTTTGGAGGCGAGTTTGGCAACAAATTAGTTGAGCAGGATCTTGTAATCTTGACCGGTGTAGAGGTAGCAGAGGATGTGAATGCCGGCGACTGCAGCGGAAGCGGAAACGGGAAACTGGAACTTCGAATGACCACGCACAAGTCGCGATTTCACTTGTCTAATGATAGGGCTTACATCTCTGCTGTGTTTTGA